Proteins from a single region of Companilactobacillus farciminis KCTC 3681 = DSM 20184:
- a CDS encoding ATP-dependent Clp protease ATP-binding subunit — translation MDKVFTESAKNALVLAQERAKAFHHNAVGTEHILLGLTMENDGIAGITLRDLAVSDRDVEGEIEHLTGYGDVSSNTAKGIYLPYSPKGQLILSAAQEVSDVYKSNRVGTEHILLAILDDADNLANRILVNLGLSLAKTKSLLLSKMGMSNKAARRGFAASLSDKQKKTQGQAKGKGGTPTLDSLARDLTKMAKDNQIDPVIGRQKEVERTIQILSRRTKNNPVLVGEPGVGKTAIAEGLAISIVKKEVPFDMQNKRIMMLDMGSLVAGTKYRGEFEDRLKKVIEEIYQDKHVILFIDELHTLIGAGGAEGAIDASNILKPALARGELQLIGATTSNEYQKYIEKDTALERRFAKVYVEEPSAKDSVKILDGLRPRYEQHHGLTISDEAVEAAVRLSTRYLTNRFLPDKAIDLMDEASAKVRIHNVSKNNKLEELTDQSMKLINDKNNAILDQDFEKAAKIREEEQNVQAQLAKLKDKKSTSKKPVVTADDIAEVIAEWTGVPVKQITRKESEKLLNLEKELHKRVIGQDTAISAVSRAIRRARSGMKDPNRPIGSFMFLGPTGVGKTELAKSIAEVMFGSEDNMIRVDMSEYMEQYSTSKLIGSAPGYVGFDEGGQLTEKVRNEPYSVVLLDEVEKAHPDVFNILLQVLDDGILTDAKGRKVDFRNTIIIMTSNLGARALNEDKEVGFGAKDVHDDFKEMQERIDTEMKKFFRPEFLNRVDETIVFKALNKEQLKAIAKIMSSNLQKRLAERDIKLVISPTAYNDLVKDGYNPEYGARPMRRTIQREIEDPVSEQLLMGKVDAGDTIKVGSKKGKLTINIAKPESKKTLTHQK, via the coding sequence ATGGACAAAGTATTTACCGAAAGCGCCAAGAATGCACTTGTTTTAGCTCAAGAACGTGCTAAAGCATTTCATCACAATGCTGTTGGAACTGAGCATATTTTACTTGGTCTAACAATGGAAAATGATGGTATTGCCGGTATTACTTTGAGAGATCTAGCTGTGAGCGATCGAGATGTTGAAGGGGAGATTGAACATCTGACAGGTTATGGGGATGTCTCATCTAATACTGCTAAGGGAATTTACCTACCATATTCTCCTAAGGGACAATTAATTTTAAGTGCAGCCCAAGAAGTTTCTGACGTATACAAGTCAAATCGTGTCGGAACTGAACACATTTTGTTAGCAATTCTTGATGACGCTGATAATTTAGCGAATAGAATTTTAGTTAACTTAGGACTTAGTCTAGCCAAAACCAAATCATTGCTTCTTTCTAAGATGGGAATGTCTAACAAGGCAGCTCGTCGTGGATTTGCAGCTAGCTTATCCGATAAACAAAAGAAGACTCAAGGACAAGCCAAAGGAAAAGGTGGTACGCCTACACTTGATTCATTAGCTCGTGACTTGACGAAGATGGCTAAGGACAATCAAATCGATCCAGTTATTGGACGTCAAAAAGAAGTCGAAAGAACTATCCAAATTCTTAGTCGTCGTACGAAGAATAATCCTGTCTTAGTGGGTGAACCCGGTGTTGGTAAGACTGCTATTGCTGAAGGATTAGCTATTAGCATCGTCAAAAAAGAAGTTCCTTTTGATATGCAAAACAAACGGATCATGATGCTTGATATGGGTTCATTAGTTGCTGGTACTAAGTATCGTGGTGAGTTTGAAGATCGACTTAAAAAAGTTATCGAAGAGATTTATCAAGATAAGCACGTAATCTTATTTATTGATGAATTGCATACCTTGATTGGTGCCGGTGGTGCTGAAGGTGCTATCGATGCTTCTAATATTTTGAAGCCTGCTTTAGCGCGTGGCGAATTGCAATTGATCGGTGCAACGACTTCAAATGAATATCAAAAATATATTGAAAAAGATACTGCTTTGGAACGTCGTTTTGCCAAGGTTTATGTTGAAGAACCTAGTGCCAAAGATTCTGTTAAAATTCTAGATGGTTTGCGTCCTAGATATGAACAACATCACGGTCTAACAATTTCTGATGAAGCAGTTGAAGCAGCAGTTCGTCTTTCAACTCGTTATCTTACAAACCGTTTCTTGCCAGATAAAGCTATTGATTTGATGGATGAAGCTTCTGCTAAAGTTAGAATCCACAATGTTTCTAAGAATAACAAATTAGAAGAATTGACTGACCAATCAATGAAGTTGATCAATGATAAGAACAATGCCATCTTAGATCAAGACTTTGAAAAGGCCGCTAAGATCCGTGAAGAAGAACAAAATGTTCAAGCACAATTAGCTAAGCTAAAAGACAAGAAGTCTACTAGCAAGAAACCGGTCGTTACAGCTGATGACATTGCTGAAGTAATTGCTGAATGGACTGGGGTTCCGGTCAAACAAATCACTCGTAAGGAAAGCGAGAAATTGCTTAACCTTGAAAAAGAACTTCACAAGCGTGTTATTGGTCAAGATACAGCTATCAGTGCTGTTTCCCGTGCCATTCGTCGTGCTAGAAGTGGTATGAAAGACCCTAACCGTCCAATCGGTTCATTTATGTTCTTAGGACCTACTGGTGTTGGTAAGACTGAACTAGCTAAGTCAATCGCTGAAGTTATGTTTGGTTCAGAAGACAATATGATTCGTGTTGATATGTCTGAATACATGGAACAATACAGTACTTCTAAGTTGATCGGTTCAGCTCCTGGTTACGTTGGTTTTGACGAAGGTGGACAATTAACTGAAAAAGTTAGAAATGAACCTTATTCAGTTGTCCTACTAGATGAAGTTGAAAAAGCTCATCCTGATGTCTTCAATATCTTATTGCAAGTTCTCGATGACGGTATTTTGACTGATGCTAAGGGACGTAAAGTCGACTTCAGAAACACTATCATCATTATGACTTCTAACTTAGGTGCTAGAGCCTTGAATGAAGATAAAGAAGTTGGTTTTGGTGCCAAAGACGTTCATGATGACTTCAAGGAAATGCAAGAACGTATCGACACTGAAATGAAGAAGTTCTTCCGTCCAGAATTCTTGAACCGTGTTGATGAAACAATCGTCTTCAAGGCTTTGAACAAAGAACAACTTAAAGCAATTGCCAAGATTATGAGTAGCAATCTTCAAAAACGTTTGGCTGAAAGAGATATCAAGTTAGTAATTTCTCCAACAGCTTATAATGATTTGGTTAAAGATGGCTATAATCCAGAATATGGTGCTCGTCCAATGAGAAGAACCATCCAAAGAGAAATCGAAGATCCAGTCAGTGAACAACTCTTAATGGGTAAGGTTGATGCTGGTGATACGATCAAGGTTGGTTCTAAGAAGGGCAAGTTAACTATCAATATTGCTAAGCCTGAAAGTAAAAAAACTCTAACTCATCAAAAATAG
- the lysS gene encoding lysine--tRNA ligase — protein MNDQLRVRREKLQELYDEGVDPFGSRFERTALAQEIHDKYGDESKEVLEEQELPCVIAGRMMSKRGKGKVGFADLRDRSGRIQIYVRKDEVGEENYHIFKRADIGDHLGIHGEIMKTDMGELTVKATHVTMLSKSLRPLPDKFHGLTNVEQIYRQRYLDLIANQDSFDRFKKRTKIISAVREYLDNEGFLSVETPVLNTQAGGASARPFITHHNALDMEMYLRIALELPLKRLIVGGFERVYEIGRAFRNEGLDTQHNPEFTSLETYAAYWDMTDVMKEVEGIFRHAAQKANGTQIVTYQGEEIDLSKPFRRLKMVDAIKEQTGVDFSQDMTLEEARKIADEKGVHYENFWGVGHIIAEFFEEFVEDTLKEPTFIYEYPLEVSPLAKKNKENPNFTDRFEVYILGHEYGNAFTELNDPIDQKERFEAQAKERENGNDEAEHIDNDYVEAMEYGMPPTGGLGIGIDRLVMLLTDAPSIRDVILFPTMRPEDNTNNEE, from the coding sequence ATGAATGACCAACTAAGGGTCAGACGTGAAAAACTTCAAGAACTTTATGATGAAGGTGTCGATCCATTTGGTTCAAGATTTGAAAGAACTGCTTTGGCACAAGAGATTCATGACAAATATGGTGATGAAAGTAAGGAAGTCCTTGAAGAACAAGAATTGCCTTGCGTCATTGCTGGTCGTATGATGTCAAAACGTGGAAAAGGTAAAGTTGGTTTTGCTGATTTACGTGATAGAAGCGGTAGAATCCAAATTTACGTACGTAAAGATGAAGTTGGTGAAGAAAATTATCACATCTTCAAACGTGCTGATATCGGTGATCACCTAGGTATCCATGGTGAAATCATGAAGACAGACATGGGTGAGTTAACTGTTAAAGCTACTCACGTTACAATGCTTTCAAAATCATTGCGTCCATTGCCTGATAAGTTCCACGGTTTGACTAACGTTGAACAAATTTATCGTCAAAGATACTTGGACTTGATTGCTAACCAAGACAGTTTCGATCGTTTCAAGAAACGTACTAAGATTATTTCAGCTGTTCGTGAATATTTGGATAACGAAGGCTTCTTATCAGTTGAAACTCCTGTTCTAAACACTCAAGCCGGTGGTGCTAGTGCTCGTCCATTTATCACACACCACAATGCATTGGATATGGAAATGTATCTTCGTATCGCTTTGGAATTGCCATTGAAGAGATTGATCGTTGGTGGTTTCGAACGTGTTTATGAAATCGGTAGAGCTTTCCGTAATGAAGGTTTGGATACACAACACAACCCTGAATTTACATCATTGGAAACATATGCTGCATACTGGGATATGACTGATGTTATGAAAGAAGTCGAAGGAATCTTCAGACATGCTGCTCAAAAAGCTAACGGTACACAAATTGTTACTTACCAAGGCGAAGAAATCGATTTGAGCAAGCCTTTCAGACGTCTCAAGATGGTTGATGCTATCAAGGAACAAACTGGTGTCGACTTTAGTCAAGATATGACTTTGGAAGAGGCTAGAAAGATAGCTGACGAAAAAGGCGTTCACTACGAAAACTTCTGGGGCGTTGGTCACATCATTGCTGAATTCTTCGAAGAATTTGTTGAAGATACTTTGAAAGAACCAACATTCATTTATGAATATCCACTTGAAGTTTCACCTCTAGCTAAGAAGAATAAGGAAAACCCTAACTTCACTGACCGTTTTGAAGTTTACATTCTCGGTCATGAATATGGAAATGCCTTTACTGAATTGAATGATCCAATCGACCAAAAAGAACGTTTTGAAGCACAAGCTAAAGAACGTGAAAATGGTAATGACGAAGCTGAACACATCGATAACGATTACGTTGAAGCCATGGAATATGGTATGCCACCAACTGGTGGACTAGGTATCGGTATTGATAGATTAGTTATGTTGTTAACTGATGCACCATCAATTCGTGATGTTATCTTGTTCCCAACTATGAGACCTGAAGACAATACTAATAATGAAGAATAA
- the dusB gene encoding tRNA dihydrouridine synthase DusB yields the protein MEWKIGNVTIPNQIVVAPMAGVTNSAFRVTAKEFGAGLVVCEMISGEGIKYHNAKTLGMLFVDPKEHPVSIQVFGGDKETLVNAARFVAENTGADIIDINMGCPVKKVTKTGAGSTWLQDPDKLYEAVKAVSSAIDKPLTVKMRTGWDSDHILAVENALAAQEAGASAIAMHGRTKAQMYSGHSDWELLNEVAQRVSIPFMGNGDVKTPQDAKYMLDQVGADAVMVGRAVLGNLWRLNAMNHYLETGELLPEPTVAEKINIAKLQLQRLVDLKGEHVGVPEFRQQAAYYLKGIPRAVRTRAKVMEEDSMQAVFDTLDQFVESYEAREAKSTKNQ from the coding sequence ATGGAATGGAAAATAGGCAATGTGACGATACCGAATCAAATTGTCGTTGCCCCAATGGCAGGTGTTACTAATTCTGCTTTTCGAGTGACAGCTAAGGAGTTTGGTGCCGGTTTGGTCGTTTGTGAAATGATCAGTGGCGAAGGTATCAAGTATCATAATGCTAAAACTTTAGGCATGCTTTTCGTTGATCCTAAAGAACATCCCGTAAGTATTCAGGTTTTTGGTGGCGATAAAGAAACATTAGTCAATGCGGCTAGATTCGTGGCTGAGAATACTGGTGCTGATATTATTGATATCAACATGGGATGTCCCGTCAAAAAAGTCACTAAAACAGGTGCTGGCTCTACCTGGTTACAAGATCCCGATAAACTATATGAAGCTGTTAAGGCGGTCAGTTCAGCAATTGATAAGCCTTTAACGGTTAAAATGCGGACTGGTTGGGACAGTGATCATATCTTGGCTGTTGAAAATGCTTTGGCGGCTCAAGAAGCTGGAGCTAGTGCAATTGCTATGCATGGCCGGACGAAAGCTCAGATGTATTCTGGACATTCTGATTGGGAACTTTTAAATGAAGTAGCTCAAAGAGTTTCGATTCCTTTCATGGGCAATGGTGATGTCAAAACGCCACAAGATGCTAAATACATGTTGGATCAAGTCGGAGCTGATGCAGTGATGGTTGGTCGAGCAGTCTTAGGCAATTTGTGGAGATTGAATGCCATGAACCACTATTTGGAAACAGGCGAGCTTTTACCAGAGCCAACTGTGGCAGAAAAAATTAATATAGCTAAACTTCAACTCCAACGTCTGGTAGACTTAAAAGGTGAGCATGTTGGTGTTCCAGAATTTCGTCAACAAGCAGCATATTATCTAAAGGGGATTCCCCGTGCAGTCAGAACTCGTGCTAAAGTAATGGAAGAAGACTCCATGCAAGCAGTGTTCGATACGCTAGATCAATTTGTTGAAAGTTATGAAGCAAGAGAAGCGAAATCTACAAAAAATCAGTAG
- the hslO gene encoding Hsp33 family molecular chaperone HslO gives MTDTLTKAVSTNGKFRAYVVNATQTVQEAQQRHDTWRNSSAALGRTLIGSMLVATSTLKEDEVLTTRIQGNGPVGAIVVDANAKGDVKGYITNPHISLKAREDGHINVKAAVGTDGTLSITKDLHLKAPFTGSVPLVSGEIGMDFAYYMAKSEQIPSAIGVSVFVTPNETVGAAGGFLVQTLPGASDKDIAKIEANLKTIPNLSTLLNEGLSNKDIMEKVMNGIEMKYLEEMPVQFKCDCSKERFSKSLATLQKSELENMIKENHGAEAVCKFCGNKYQFSEADLKEIIAQQG, from the coding sequence ATGACAGATACATTAACAAAAGCTGTTTCAACTAACGGTAAGTTTAGAGCTTACGTTGTTAATGCCACACAAACCGTTCAAGAAGCTCAACAAAGACATGATACTTGGAGAAATTCCAGTGCTGCTTTAGGAAGAACTTTGATTGGTTCAATGCTTGTTGCAACGTCAACTTTGAAAGAAGACGAAGTATTAACAACTCGTATTCAAGGTAATGGTCCAGTTGGTGCCATCGTAGTTGATGCCAATGCCAAAGGTGATGTCAAAGGTTATATTACTAACCCACACATCAGTTTGAAGGCTAGAGAAGACGGTCATATCAATGTCAAAGCGGCTGTTGGTACAGATGGTACTTTAAGTATCACTAAAGATTTACATTTAAAAGCTCCTTTTACAGGTTCAGTTCCTTTGGTTTCAGGAGAGATCGGCATGGACTTTGCTTACTACATGGCTAAATCCGAGCAAATTCCTTCAGCTATCGGCGTTTCAGTTTTTGTTACGCCTAACGAGACAGTTGGTGCCGCTGGTGGCTTCTTAGTCCAAACACTTCCCGGTGCAAGTGATAAAGATATTGCCAAAATCGAAGCTAACTTGAAGACTATTCCTAATTTGTCAACGTTGTTAAACGAAGGTTTGAGCAACAAGGATATTATGGAAAAAGTTATGAACGGCATTGAAATGAAATACTTGGAAGAAATGCCAGTTCAATTCAAGTGTGATTGTTCTAAAGAAAGATTTTCTAAATCATTAGCTACTTTGCAAAAATCCGAATTGGAAAATATGATCAAAGAAAATCATGGTGCCGAAGCAGTCTGCAAATTCTGTGGCAACAAGTATCAATTTAGTGAAGCTGACCTAAAGGAAATTATCGCTCAACAAGGTTAA
- the ftsH gene encoding ATP-dependent zinc metalloprotease FtsH translates to MKNNRNRLINNSLFYILLFVVLVLAASWFAGGQSSDQSKTLSQDQFISQLKQGKVKSFKLEPIGGAYQVTGEYKKAQKADTTRSVSLFSRSQNTGSSEVTSFSSTVLPNNDTLKRINNAATAKGVKTTAAPKSQSGQWISLILTVIVPFALFFFIIFAMMGRGGQGGGANRVMNFGKSKVKPEDPKKNKVRFSDVAGAEEEKQELVEVVEFLKDPRKFVSLGARIPSGVLLEGPPGTGKTLLAKAVAGEAKVPFYSISGSDFVEMFVGVGASRVRDLFENAKKDAPSIIFIDEIDAVGRQRGSGTGGGNDEREQTLNQLLIEMDGFTGNEGVIVMAATNRSDVLDPALLRPGRFDRKILVGRPDVKGREAILKVHAKNKPFTDDVDLKAIAQQTPGFAGADLENLLNEAALVAARRGKQKIDPTDLDEAEDRVIAGPAKRNRVVPEKERHTVAYHEAGHALIGLVLSDSRVVRKVTIVPRGRAGGYAIMLPKDDQNLATKKELNEQITGLLGGRTAEELIVGQPSSGASNDFEQATQIARTMVTEYGMTDKLGTVQLEKNGQPFSGGNYRQLPSYSEDTAKAIDQEVKRIIDEDHERAREILETHREQHKIIAEALLKYETLDEKEILSLYKTGKMPANDANQEFPSESAATFEEAKKAAEAKDAAKQRSEESNKEENAKSETTPDETTFPSEKDDQPKADSSDTNDSTENSDSNSDSNKDNNSDN, encoded by the coding sequence ATGAAAAATAATCGAAATAGGTTAATTAATAATAGCCTGTTTTACATCTTGCTCTTTGTTGTTTTGGTTCTTGCAGCAAGTTGGTTTGCTGGTGGTCAATCCTCAGACCAATCAAAAACATTAAGCCAAGACCAATTCATCTCACAATTGAAGCAAGGCAAAGTGAAGAGTTTCAAATTGGAACCTATCGGAGGAGCTTATCAAGTTACTGGTGAATACAAGAAAGCTCAAAAGGCTGATACTACACGTTCAGTGTCATTATTTAGCCGTTCTCAAAATACAGGTTCTAGTGAAGTAACTTCATTTAGTTCAACTGTTTTGCCTAACAATGATACGTTGAAGAGAATCAATAACGCTGCGACTGCTAAGGGAGTTAAGACGACTGCGGCTCCTAAATCACAGTCCGGTCAATGGATCTCTTTGATCTTGACGGTGATTGTTCCGTTTGCATTATTCTTCTTTATAATCTTTGCAATGATGGGTCGAGGAGGCCAAGGTGGCGGTGCTAACCGTGTAATGAACTTTGGTAAATCCAAGGTTAAACCTGAAGATCCTAAGAAAAATAAAGTTAGATTTTCTGATGTTGCCGGTGCTGAAGAAGAAAAACAAGAACTTGTTGAAGTTGTTGAATTTCTAAAAGATCCAAGAAAATTCGTTTCCTTGGGTGCCAGAATCCCATCAGGTGTTCTTCTTGAGGGTCCTCCCGGGACTGGTAAAACTTTGCTAGCTAAGGCTGTTGCTGGTGAAGCTAAAGTTCCGTTCTATTCAATCTCTGGTTCAGACTTCGTTGAAATGTTTGTCGGTGTTGGTGCATCACGTGTTCGTGACTTGTTCGAAAACGCCAAAAAAGACGCCCCATCAATCATCTTTATCGATGAAATTGATGCCGTTGGTCGTCAACGTGGTTCCGGTACCGGTGGTGGTAACGATGAACGTGAACAAACGCTTAACCAATTATTGATTGAAATGGATGGATTTACTGGTAACGAAGGTGTTATCGTTATGGCTGCTACTAACCGTTCCGATGTACTTGATCCAGCGTTACTACGTCCAGGTCGTTTCGATAGAAAGATCCTTGTTGGTCGTCCAGACGTCAAGGGTCGTGAAGCTATTCTTAAGGTTCATGCTAAGAATAAGCCATTCACAGACGATGTTGATTTGAAAGCTATTGCTCAACAAACTCCAGGTTTTGCTGGTGCTGATCTTGAAAACTTACTTAACGAAGCTGCCTTAGTTGCTGCAAGACGTGGTAAGCAAAAGATTGACCCAACTGACCTTGATGAAGCTGAAGACCGTGTTATTGCTGGTCCTGCTAAGAGAAATCGTGTTGTTCCTGAAAAAGAACGTCACACGGTTGCTTATCACGAAGCTGGACACGCTTTGATTGGTTTGGTCTTGAGTGATTCTCGAGTAGTTAGAAAGGTTACAATCGTTCCTCGTGGACGTGCCGGCGGTTATGCTATCATGCTTCCTAAGGATGACCAAAACCTTGCTACTAAGAAAGAATTGAATGAACAAATTACTGGTTTGCTTGGTGGACGTACGGCTGAAGAGTTGATTGTTGGCCAACCATCATCCGGTGCTTCAAATGACTTTGAGCAAGCTACTCAAATTGCTCGTACTATGGTTACTGAATATGGTATGACAGACAAGCTTGGTACCGTTCAACTTGAAAAGAATGGACAACCATTCAGTGGTGGTAACTATCGTCAATTGCCTTCATATTCTGAAGACACTGCCAAAGCTATCGACCAAGAAGTTAAACGTATTATCGATGAAGATCACGAACGTGCTCGAGAGATTCTTGAAACACATCGTGAACAACACAAGATTATTGCCGAAGCCTTGTTGAAGTACGAAACACTTGATGAAAAGGAAATCTTGAGCTTGTACAAGACAGGTAAGATGCCTGCTAATGATGCTAACCAAGAATTCCCAAGCGAAAGTGCTGCTACTTTTGAAGAAGCTAAGAAAGCTGCTGAAGCAAAAGATGCCGCTAAGCAAAGATCTGAAGAATCAAACAAAGAAGAAAATGCTAAGTCAGAAACAACTCCTGATGAGACAACATTCCCTTCAGAAAAAGATGATCAACCTAAGGCTGATTCATCTGATACAAACGATTCAACAGAAAATTCTGATAGTAATTCAGATAGCAATAAAGATAATAATAGTGATAATTAA
- the hpt gene encoding hypoxanthine phosphoribosyltransferase, translated as MNSDIEKILVSKEEIQKANARLGKELTEEYRGKNPLFVCILRGAAMFMMDLVKNIDIKMEYDFMDVSSYGGENTMSTGDVRIIKDLDTPLRGRDVVIVEDIIDTGYTLDRLTELFNARHANSIKIVSFLDKPARRIKHVDVDYIGVQIPDEFVVGYGMDYNEQYRNLPYVGVLKSEVYSTK; from the coding sequence ATGAATTCAGATATCGAAAAGATTTTGGTTTCGAAAGAAGAGATCCAAAAGGCTAATGCTCGTTTGGGAAAAGAATTAACTGAGGAGTATCGTGGTAAGAATCCATTGTTTGTATGTATCTTGCGTGGTGCAGCGATGTTTATGATGGACTTGGTTAAAAATATCGATATTAAAATGGAATATGACTTTATGGACGTCTCCAGTTACGGTGGCGAAAATACAATGTCGACCGGTGACGTTAGAATCATTAAGGATTTGGATACGCCATTGCGTGGGCGTGATGTGGTCATCGTTGAAGATATTATCGATACCGGCTACACGCTAGACAGATTGACTGAGTTGTTCAATGCTAGACATGCTAACTCAATTAAGATCGTTTCGTTTTTAGATAAACCAGCTCGAAGAATCAAACATGTTGACGTCGATTACATTGGTGTACAAATTCCAGATGAATTCGTTGTTGGCTATGGAATGGATTATAATGAACAATATCGTAATTTACCTTATGTTGGAGTTTTAAAGTCAGAGGTATATAGTACAAAATAA
- the tilS gene encoding tRNA lysidine(34) synthetase TilS, with amino-acid sequence MELDNKLLGTLRQRLQHYQAKKVLVAVSGGVDSMVLLHVVSRVLKPDDFAIVDVDHNLRPESASEVNFVKNYCAENGYRFFTTKWRQKPKDIGMEAAARNFRYDFFRKVMIKEDFDTLLTAHHNNDLAENILMKLIRSGNAYEVVSLKEQRPFGSGQIVRPLLDFSKRQLAEYADIHDINHVQDETNFDNITMRNRLRNNIFPELQKENGQLLSHFRFFDQQLTALIDLAKKQFVTIEQAMDLKENSGQIIGQIKPVLSLDKDQQTLFWGNFFTKRQLDISISNRQIDQIIEVLVGDNSNASVDLEDSWLFIRTYDQFVIKRATQTNLEAIDVKLNQVVTFNGKKLKITDDDSGSLIVDKIPQKITLRTRRDGDKLLLSNGLHQKLSKRFINEKIPEYERKNYLVLLFDNQIVWVEKIYNMSDYLKKGNKHYKINFVEVKE; translated from the coding sequence ATGGAATTAGATAATAAATTATTGGGAACCTTGCGCCAAAGACTCCAACACTATCAAGCAAAAAAAGTTTTAGTGGCAGTTTCTGGAGGCGTGGACTCGATGGTTTTGTTGCACGTTGTCAGTCGGGTGTTGAAGCCAGACGATTTTGCCATAGTTGATGTTGATCACAACTTGCGACCAGAGAGTGCCAGTGAAGTAAACTTCGTCAAAAATTATTGTGCTGAAAATGGTTATCGATTTTTCACGACCAAATGGCGTCAGAAGCCTAAAGACATTGGGATGGAAGCCGCTGCCAGAAACTTCCGTTATGATTTTTTTCGAAAGGTCATGATAAAAGAAGATTTTGATACCTTGCTGACAGCCCATCACAATAATGACTTGGCAGAAAATATTTTGATGAAGTTGATTCGTTCAGGCAACGCTTATGAGGTCGTTAGTTTAAAGGAGCAACGTCCTTTTGGAAGTGGTCAGATCGTGCGTCCGTTGTTAGATTTTTCTAAGCGTCAGTTAGCAGAATATGCGGATATCCATGATATAAATCATGTTCAAGATGAAACTAACTTTGATAACATAACTATGCGCAATCGTTTAAGAAATAATATTTTCCCAGAATTGCAAAAAGAAAACGGCCAACTCTTGAGTCACTTTCGTTTTTTTGATCAGCAGTTGACGGCTTTGATCGATTTAGCCAAAAAGCAATTTGTCACTATCGAACAAGCTATGGACTTAAAAGAAAATTCTGGACAAATTATCGGTCAGATAAAACCCGTGTTGTCATTGGATAAAGACCAGCAGACTTTGTTCTGGGGCAATTTCTTTACGAAGCGACAATTAGATATTTCCATCAGCAATCGCCAGATAGACCAAATCATCGAAGTTTTAGTTGGTGATAATAGCAATGCCTCAGTTGATTTAGAAGATTCTTGGCTTTTTATCCGTACTTACGATCAATTTGTTATAAAAAGAGCTACACAGACTAATCTGGAAGCAATTGATGTTAAACTAAATCAAGTCGTTACCTTTAATGGTAAGAAACTAAAGATTACGGATGACGATTCAGGTAGCTTAATTGTTGACAAAATCCCTCAAAAAATTACGTTAAGAACTCGGCGTGACGGGGATAAATTATTATTGTCGAATGGCTTGCATCAAAAATTAAGCAAACGATTTATTAATGAAAAAATACCAGAATATGAACGTAAAAATTATTTAGTTTTATTATTTGATAATCAGATAGTTTGGGTTGAAAAAATTTATAATATGAGTGATTATTTAAAAAAAGGTAATAAACATTACAAAATTAACTTTGTTGAGGTAAAAGAATGA
- a CDS encoding S1 domain-containing RNA-binding protein has translation MTVEVGAKTEGKVTGITNFGAFVDLGEGQSGMVHISEIADGYVKDIHDVLSIGDTVKVLVLGERNHKIALSIKQASDKPKPKYHSHRSHERNERKPQRKQESFDDMMSGFMKESEERLSILKKNTEGKRGGRGGRRS, from the coding sequence ATGACAGTTGAAGTAGGAGCTAAAACAGAAGGCAAAGTTACTGGAATTACAAATTTTGGGGCATTCGTTGACCTAGGAGAAGGACAAAGCGGAATGGTGCACATCAGTGAAATTGCCGATGGATACGTTAAGGATATCCATGATGTGCTAAGCATTGGCGATACAGTGAAAGTTTTAGTTCTTGGTGAAAGAAATCATAAAATTGCACTTTCAATTAAACAGGCGTCAGATAAACCTAAGCCAAAGTATCATTCACACCGTTCACACGAACGTAATGAAAGAAAGCCACAACGCAAGCAAGAGAGTTTTGACGATATGATGTCAGGCTTCATGAAAGAAAGTGAAGAACGACTAAGTATCTTGAAGAAAAACACTGAAGGTAAACGTGGTGGTCGTGGCGGACGCCGTAGCTAA
- a CDS encoding FtsB family cell division protein, producing the protein MEVRKLNSNVSVLQPKKSQTPNHHNNYVKKVHRRRILMIGIIFVIILTVFGVQIFNAHRTYTNTMEQIEVGKQKLDKQKSTQQDLKLEVSQLHNTNYLEKYIREKYMYSKPGEQIYNLPDDVKTTTIQK; encoded by the coding sequence ATGGAAGTACGTAAATTAAATTCCAACGTTTCAGTCTTACAGCCAAAAAAATCTCAAACTCCTAATCATCACAATAATTACGTCAAAAAAGTTCATCGTCGACGGATTTTGATGATAGGAATTATTTTCGTGATTATTTTGACTGTTTTTGGCGTTCAGATTTTTAATGCGCACCGAACTTACACCAATACAATGGAACAGATTGAAGTTGGCAAACAAAAGCTAGACAAACAAAAATCCACGCAACAGGATTTGAAGCTTGAGGTCAGTCAACTTCATAACACGAACTATTTGGAAAAATATATTCGTGAAAAGTACATGTATAGCAAACCGGGCGAACAAATTTATAATTTGCCAGATGATGTGAAGACCACTACGATTCAAAAATAG